CTACCCGGTCATCGCCGAGCATTCCCGCGCGCACGACGTCGCGCGCTGCTGGCTCTACTTCGGGCTCACCCGGCTCGGCATCGGCTGGCTCAAGGAGGCCGACGAATCCTGGGGCCATGCCGAGACGCAGTGGCGGGAGTTGGGCCGTCCGCTGTTCGTCCATCGCATCCTGTTGCAGCGCAGCTGGATCTCGGTGTTCCGCGGCCGCTTCGACGAGGCTGTCGAACAGGTGGCGGAGGCGCGGCGGTTCCTCGACGGCTGGCCGCGATCGAGTTGGCTGCAGTATGCGCGGCTCGACGACCACCTCGGTTCGATCTGGCGGGCCGACGCGTTGGCCGACCTGAACTTCGACGGAATCGGCGATCCCTCGGACAGCTGGCAGGCCAACAAGGAGCGCCAGGTCGCCTCGCTGGGCGTCACCCGGTTCGACTCGGGAAGCGACCGGCACCGCAGCGCGCTGGCCAAGCTGGAAAAGGCTGCGGAACTCAAGATTCCGGCCGCGCTCGCGGTCGACTCGGTGCGTTACGCCATGACGGATGCCGACGCGCGCTGGCGGTGGGCGTCCCAGGTCTCGGCACGCATGCTGGCCGGCGCTTTCTCGGTGGCCTGGGAGTGGGAGAACGACGAACTCCTCAGCGAGCTGATTGAATACCACTGCGCACGAGGCACTTTCGCCACCGAGCCGCGCGGCGAAGCCGGCGGCTGGGAGGCGCCTGCCACGATGACCGTTCCCGTCGAGACCGTCGACGAGGAGGCGCTCGCCGCCGGCGGCTACTCGGTCGACGCCCTGACCCAGACGACGCTCGGAGCGCTGCCTCCGCTGCAGATGGATCCCGACGGCTCACCGATTCTGGCGCGTTACCGGCTGCTTGCGCAGAACCGCTACGGCCAGGCCGTCACCTCCGGCGGCCCCGCCTGGTCGACGTGGCCATGACCACGACCCTGGTGCTGCGGTACGCCGACGTCGGCGTGGCGACCTATGCCAGCCTGCGCATCGTCGGCCGGCCGGAGCGCACCGTGACGTGGGTGGTGCACGAGCCGATCGTGCTGGCCGCGCTGGAGGAACTGCGTGGGGCGCTGCCTGATCCCGAGGGCGACGAGAGCCTGGCCGACGCGCTGGACAGGGCGTTGACCCGCGGCCCGTTCGCCACGACGCGGGGGGAATTGACCCTCGCCTACATCCTGGGCGTGCTGCTGATCGCCGAGCCGGCCTGGCAGCTGATCGCCGAAACGACCCGGGACGCGGCATCTGCCGGCGGTCCGCGCCCGCTGCTGTTCATCTCACCGAGCGCGCGCCTGGCCCGAATCCCGTGGGCCGCAGTGGCGGTCCCGCTGACCGGGCCCAGTCCCGAGGAGCTGGTCGCCGCCCGCAAGGAGGCGGTCACCTTCAAAGGGACCACCGCGGCCCGCATTCCGTGGCAGCTCGCCGACATCGACACCGTCACCGAGGGTGTGCGGCTGATGGAGATGGTCGACGTGGCGATGGCGGTACCACCCAACATCGTGCATGCCCCGCGCACACCGGCACGATGGAACGAAAGACGAGGTGCGCCGGCACTTCTCGTGGTCGATCCCCGGGTACCGGGCCAGCGGCCCGATTCCGCCCTGGGGTCGGTGCTGGGCCGGCCGTCGAGCGAGGGCGCGCTGTCCCGCCATTTCGGCGAGCTGCTCGCGCACCGCGCGGTGCTGCCCGACGTCACCGCCCCGGTGGAGTTGTTCCGTAGAAGCGACGCCGACCGGGGCTGGCTGGCCGCACATCTGCAGCGGGCTCCGAGCCGGATGCTCTTCGTCGGCCATGCCAGTGCCGCCGATCGTGCGCACGGGTACGCCGATCGTGCCGCCCTGCACCTGGCCTGCACGGCCGCGGCGGAGGGCGCGGCCGAACCGGTGGGGGATCACCGCCCGCTGCTGGCCTCGGATCTGATGGCCGCCCAGCTGCCGGTGCCCCCGCGGGTGGCTCTGCTCGCGTGCGGTTCCGGCGGTGACTATCAGTTCGACGAAGCGACCGGACTGGTCGCCGCGATGGTCCTCTGCGGCAGCGAGCTGGTGACCGCCACGCTGTGGTCGCTGCCGACAACCGCGGGCTATCGCCGGTTCACCGGGCGGGCCGAGGATCCGATGGCCGAAATCGTGATGGCCGTCGACGATGCCCACGAGGCCGACGACGCGGTGTTGAGCGTCAATCGCTGGCAGCGGGCCCAGATGCGGCGGTGGCGGGACGGCGATGCGGGGGCGAGCCCGTTGTACTGGGCCGCGGTGGTCACGTTCGCGGTCGGGGGTGCCCGGTGAGCGGCGGCGGCCGCGACAGGGCGGCGGTGACCCGCTGCGGTGTCGATGAACGCGCCGAGCGCTTAGGCAGGGGGCACGCACACCGCGATCGCGGACTCGTCCTCCGGGAGGTAGTAGGCGTCGATGATGCTGCCGGGCGAGACCTTGGCCAGCGCTGTCTCGGGCACCAGGGTGATCTCTTGGGCCGGGAACTGGCCGCCGCCCGGTCGGGTGACGATCAGATCGAGTTCCACCTCGCGGAGCTCCTCGCGCTCGCGGCCGGTGGTCCGCATCCCGGTCACCACGCCGCACGACCGGGTGCCGAAGCGGATCAGATCGAGCTGGTTGTGGGTCAGCACGCCGTGGCGCAGCAGTGTGTGGTCGGCGGTGGCCCGCACCGCGATCGCGTCGTCGGCCAGCGAAAGTTGCTTGCGGCTGGCCGGGTCGAAGGACACCAGCACGATCACGCCGGGGCGCAGGGCGGACAGCACCTTGTCATCGGCGCCGTGGCACAGTCGGCCGGTGAAACGCTGGCCGGCAACGCTTTCCACTTCGATGACGATCACGGGATCATCGGATCCCGCCACCATCTGCACCGTGCCGACGCCGATCGAGCGCGGGCAGCGGGTGCTGCGTGGGCGTCGCCTGCGCGGCGGCTGCCCGGCGAGGCCGGCGGCGACGATGATCGAGGCGAGTGCGATGGCGGAGACGATGGCGATGGCGCCCAGGAGTGCATCAGACATGGTGTGCAGCGTGCCGACCGTCGGCAGCTACCGAACCCAACTTTGCGCTGGCCTTATTCTGTCCGGATGAGCGCCGGTCCGGACACGGTCGCAGGTGTCGGCACGTCGCAACCGCGGCGGGCCGTGATCGACCGTGCGTGGCGGATGATCGGTCCGGGCGTCGAGGTTCTCAGCGGCGACGACGGCGGGCCGCTGCGCAGGACGGTGAAGCGGATCATCGATCCGCTGGTGCTGCGGCTGCGCAGCAATCCCGCCTACTCCGCACCGTTCGTCGACGCCGACGTCGCAGCCGAGATGGCCGACGTGATCGGCGACCACGCGGACCGACTGCGCTGGGCCGCAGCATGGTTCGACCTGATGAAGCAGGAACGCCGGCGTCTGCGCATCACCACCGGCAATGCCCAAGACCTCTATTTCCCGGTGTGCTTCGAGCTCGCGGTCACCGACGGCGCGCCCGGCGGGAACGGGCTCGACGTGGCGTCGGCGGCGCTGCGTGCCGTTCACGACGACCGTGACCGCACCGCCGTGGAGGTGCTCAACGCGCACGTCGCCTCACCGCAGGTGATGGCCCGCCTGTCGGCCCAACTGCATCGCAGCTGGGCCGACGTTCGCGCCGACGACAGCATCAGCGGGCCGTTCCTGGCCGGCCTGACCACGGTGCTGGGGCCGGCCGAGGGGCATCGCGCCGCCGTTGCCCGTCAACGGGTGTGGTCGGCGCTGATCGCCGACGCGACGCCGCACAACCTCGGCGCCCGCGCCCGCAGTCAACCGTCGGCGTTGCCGTGGTCGCTGGTCGACCTCGGCCTGACTGCCGCATTGCCGCTGGGGCCACCGCCGTTGGCCGGGGGACCGGAGCGCGACCGGCCGCTGGACCGCAGCGTGGTCGACCGGGTGCGGGCCACTCTGCGCCGCGCGCTGGATCGTGACGAGTTGCCGGACGTGCCCCTGCTGTGCGCCGAGGAGGTCGATCGCGCTTGTGCCCCTTGGGGTTTCCTCGGCGAGGACAACCAGGCCGCGCTGGTGGCGGGTATCGAGGTGGCCGGCCAGCTGGCACCGCTCGACGAACGGGCAGAGACCACCTATCAGGTGGCAGCGATCATCCAGGCCCGGTTGCGCAAAGAGGCGTACGTGCTGCACGCACGCCGGGTGCTGGCCGGCGCCGACCCCGTGCATCCCCGTCAGCGCAGGGTCGTCGAGGAGCTCGCGTGCTTCGCCCAGCCCTACTTGAGTCGGCTGTGGGCGCGGTTGCACGGCCGCGACGTGTGGCAGGAACCCTGTGACGATGTCGACGATCTGCGTGCCCTGCTCGAGGGGGTCGCGCGTTCGGTGAGCCTCGACCACCGGCAGCGGATCAAGGCGATGCTGGAAGTGCAGGTGCCCCAATGAGGTTGGTGGCCGACTCCGGGTTGTGGCGGATCGGGCCCGAGGTGGCCCCGGTGCCGCTGGTCGCGGTGCTCGAGGTCGCCGGCGCGGTCCTGGCCTGGACCGTCGACGAGTCGGCGGACGGGCCCGGTGCGCAGATCACCCTGACCGACGCCGCCCGCGCGGACTGGTTGTGGCGGGTGGTCGGCGAAGACGGCCACCATGCGCTGGCCGCCGCGGCCGCCGAACCGCCGGATCACGATGCCGGAGTGGACCTTTCGGGGGTGGAGGTACGGCCCGGCGCCGTGGCCGGGTTGCGCCGGCTGGCCGTGGGGCATTGGCTGCGCCGATGGTGGCCGGCCAGCGTGCGCGACGGCATCGTCGGCCTCGACCCGGCATTGCTGGATGCCGAGATCGCGCTGCTGACCGCCGACGCCGAGGACTTCGTCACCGACGACGGCCTGGACGCCGACATCGGCGCGCTGCTGGCCCCGCACGCCGGCGCGCTGTCGATGCATCTGCTCGTCGGTGACCCGCGGGTGGTCGAGCTGGTCCGCAACTGTGTGCGGCTGGCCGAGGAGGTGGGCGTCGACGCACCGGGCTGGGCCGACCTGAGCGATGCGCTCGCGAACGTTCCGCTGCAGCCGACGCCGGTCCGCCAGGACGACTACGCGCTGGCCGCCGGCGGCGATACCGGACCGGCTCCGGCCGGACTCATTGCCCGTGGCGCGGCGTCCATCGCGTGGTCCGGGGTACCCGGTGGCGTCTTCGACGCCGCAGAGGACACCGTGAGCTGGGCGGTGGCCGCCGACGGCGACCGGGTGAGCGCGACGCTGCACAGTGCGGTCGTCGGACCCGGCTCACCCGCCGGTATCCCGGTGACACTGCGCTGTGGGGACATCACCGGCGTAGGCGCACTGGACGCATCGGGCCGTGCGGTGATCCCGCTGCTCGATCCGTCGAACGCGCCGCTGACCGCTGCGGGTGGATGGGATCAGGACTGGTCGGCCACCGCCGTCACCGTCGGGGCCGAGGTGACGGAGGCGGCCGAAGCGCGCGAACGGGTCCGGCGGTTCGCGCGGCAGCGACTCGCGCAACCGGGACCTGATGCGTTCCTCGCCGAGACCCTGGCCGCGGAGTCCGACTACTAGGCCAGGGGCGACGGCGGTCCGGGCTTGACGTTGGCCGCGTCGCGGCGGCGGGCCGCCATCCCGGCCAGCGCCTCGAACACCACCCGGTGGGCGGCATTGACCGTCAGTTCGGCGTGGTCGTACGCGGGGGCGACCTCCACCACGTCGACGCCGACGACGTCGTGCTCGTAACAGAGTTGCCGAACCATCCGCAGCAGATCGGCACTGGTGATGCCGCCCGGCTCAGGCGTTCCGGTGCCGGGCGCGTGCGCGGGGTCCAGAACATCGATATCGACTGACACATAAAGTTTTTCGGCCTTGTTGAGCGCCTCCGAGACGGCGCGTCGCATCACGTCCTTGAAGCCATGGTCCCAGATCTCCTGCATGGTGTGCCAGACCATGCCCTGTTCTTGCATCCACTCGAAGGTGTCCTGCGGCGGCCAGTAGCCGCGCAGCCCGACCTGGACGAAATGCGTTCCCGGCACGGCGCCCGACTCGATCAGTCGGCGCATCGGGGTGCCGTGGCTGGCCAGGTTGCCGTCAATGATGTCGGCGGTGTCGGCGTGCGCATCGAAATGCACGATCCCGACATTGCCGTAGCCGTGCACGTCGGCGACCGCGGTGGCTGACGGCCACGTGATCGAGTGGTCGCCGCCGAGGACCACCGGGACGATGCCGCGCGATGCGATGGTGTGCACCCGCTCGCGAATGTTGGCGTGCGACACCTCGGTGGACCCGTGCGGGCAGTGCGCGTCGCCGAAGTCGACGACCTCTAGCCAGTCGAAGATCTCCAGCCCGAGATCCATGTGATAGGTGCCGGGTTCGTACGCGGTGGACCGGATCGCCCGCGGGCCGAACCTGGCGCCGGGCCGATTGGTGGTGGCGATGTCGAACGGTGCCCCGACGATCGCCACGTCCGGGCGCCAGCTGTCCAACTGTTCGGGCTCGGTCAGGAATGGGCGCTGCCCGAACGAGACCATCCCCGAATACGGCAGATCCAGCTGCTCGGCCATACCGGGTGGGAGTTCACGCTCGGGTCTGTGGTCGTGGCCGTGGCTCATCGGCCAGACATTACCGCCGCCGAGCCGGCCGGGTTAGCCTCGACGGGAGAGCGTTCCGTAGGAATCTGTGGGAGTTGACACCGTGAGCGAACCGAGCCGAGCCGAGATCGCCCGCGCGTTCGCCCAGCACCGATTCGACGACGTTCTTCCGCACCTGGCCCGCGACGTCGTGTGGACGATCGTCGGCTACTCGGTGCTGGAGGGTGCCGACGCCGTCGCCACCACATGCCGTGACACCGCGGGCGGACTGGCCGCGACCGTCGCCACCTGGGACCGGTGCCTGACGGTGGAACAGGACGACACCGTCGTCGTCGAGGTGTTGGGCCGGTACCGGCGCCCGGACGGCGTCACGATCGTCTCCAGTTGCCACATCTGCCGATTCGCCGGCGCCGAGATCGCATCGATCACGTCCTACGGCGTGGAGGTCGACCCGGAATCGGTGGGCGCGCCCACCGATGTCCGGCAGGCCACCCGCTGAGGGTCACAGCAGCGGGGTGTCGTACCCGTCGCCGTCGCCGTCGCAGATGCTGAGGTTCGGGCTCACCACATAGCGGGCCTGATTGCCGCCGGCCCGCCGCGCCTCGTACATCGCGGTGGTGGCCAATGCCACGATCTCGTCGAGGATCTCGTTGGGCGGGTGCTCCACCAGCGGCTGCAGCGGGGTGCTCACCACGCCGATACTGGCCGTCATCCCGGCCGGCGACGAGGCCACCGCACCCCGGATCCGCTCGATCAGCGGTGACGAATCGGCCGTCGTGAAGCAATCGGCGACAAGGAATTCCGCCTCGCTGACATGTCCGACGATCGCGTCGCGCCGCACCGTCTCACG
This is a stretch of genomic DNA from Mycobacterium sp. ELW1. It encodes these proteins:
- the speB gene encoding agmatinase → MSHGHDHRPERELPPGMAEQLDLPYSGMVSFGQRPFLTEPEQLDSWRPDVAIVGAPFDIATTNRPGARFGPRAIRSTAYEPGTYHMDLGLEIFDWLEVVDFGDAHCPHGSTEVSHANIRERVHTIASRGIVPVVLGGDHSITWPSATAVADVHGYGNVGIVHFDAHADTADIIDGNLASHGTPMRRLIESGAVPGTHFVQVGLRGYWPPQDTFEWMQEQGMVWHTMQEIWDHGFKDVMRRAVSEALNKAEKLYVSVDIDVLDPAHAPGTGTPEPGGITSADLLRMVRQLCYEHDVVGVDVVEVAPAYDHAELTVNAAHRVVFEALAGMAARRRDAANVKPGPPSPLA
- a CDS encoding nuclear transport factor 2 family protein, producing the protein MSEPSRAEIARAFAQHRFDDVLPHLARDVVWTIVGYSVLEGADAVATTCRDTAGGLAATVATWDRCLTVEQDDTVVVEVLGRYRRPDGVTIVSSCHICRFAGAEIASITSYGVEVDPESVGAPTDVRQATR
- a CDS encoding CHAT domain-containing protein, translated to MTTTLVLRYADVGVATYASLRIVGRPERTVTWVVHEPIVLAALEELRGALPDPEGDESLADALDRALTRGPFATTRGELTLAYILGVLLIAEPAWQLIAETTRDAASAGGPRPLLFISPSARLARIPWAAVAVPLTGPSPEELVAARKEAVTFKGTTAARIPWQLADIDTVTEGVRLMEMVDVAMAVPPNIVHAPRTPARWNERRGAPALLVVDPRVPGQRPDSALGSVLGRPSSEGALSRHFGELLAHRAVLPDVTAPVELFRRSDADRGWLAAHLQRAPSRMLFVGHASAADRAHGYADRAALHLACTAAAEGAAEPVGDHRPLLASDLMAAQLPVPPRVALLACGSGGDYQFDEATGLVAAMVLCGSELVTATLWSLPTTAGYRRFTGRAEDPMAEIVMAVDDAHEADDAVLSVNRWQRAQMRRWRDGDAGASPLYWAAVVTFAVGGAR